The following coding sequences lie in one Populus nigra chromosome 15, ddPopNigr1.1, whole genome shotgun sequence genomic window:
- the LOC133673765 gene encoding GDSL esterase/lipase At1g29670-like → MAPALLLKPSCLIFILLTVASSMQPYILVAASVPCYFIFGDSLVDSGNNNGLSTSAKVNYPPYGIDFPAGPTGRFTNGKTVADIITELLGLKDYIQPFATATESEIINGVNYASGSSGIRDEAGRNLGTHVGFNQQLKNHQITISSLTKILKDSTAAHLNQCLYTVGMGSNDYINDYFLPGSATSTQYTPDQFAGVLIDQYSKQIRRLHDAGARKIALFGLGAISCTPNSIVLFGKNGTCAESITGAVQLFNVRLKSLVDQLNKELTDSKVIYINSIGTLRRYPTKLGFKVFKSSCCQVNNAGLCNPSSTACPNRNEFIFWDGFHPTEAMNKLTAARAFHAADPSDAYPFGISQLIL, encoded by the exons ATGGCGCCTGCTCTTTTGCTAAAACCGTCAtgtttgatctttattttaCTAACTGTAGCATCAAGCATGCAACCTTATATCCTCGTAGCTGCATCAGTTCCTTGTTATTTCATATTTGGCGATTCCTTGGTTGATAGTGGCAATAATAATGGACTCTCTACAAGTGCAAAAGTCAATTATCCACCTTACGGGATTGATTTTCCTGCTGGCCCAACAGGAAGGTTCACTAATGGAAAAACCGTAGCAGATATAATCA CCGAGCTTTTGGGTTTGAAAGATTATATTCAACCGTTTGCCACAGCTACAGAATCAGAAATAATCAATGGTGTGAATTATGCATCTGGCTCCTCAGGAATTCGTGATGAGGCTGGACGTAATTTg GGTACTCATGTTGGCTTCAATCAGCAATTAAAGAACCACCAGATTACAATATCAAGCTTgactaaaattctaaaagatTCAACTGCAGCTCACCTTAATCAATGCCTATATACTGTTGGAATGGGCAGCAATGATTATATAAACGACTACTTTCTGCCTGGCTCCGCAACGAGTACTCAGTATACTCCTGATCAGTTTGCAGGTGTTCTTATCGATCAATATTCTAAGCAAATCAGG AGGTTGCACGATGCTGGAGCCAGAAAGATCGCCTTGTTTGGTTTAGGAGCAATTAGCTGCACTCCaaattcaattgttttatttgGCAAGAATGGTACATGTGCAGAGAGCATTACTGGTGCAGTTCAGCTTTTTAATGTCAGGCTAAAATCTCTTGTTGATCAACTCAATAAAGAATTAACCGATTCGAAAGTTATTTATATCAATTCAATTGGAACGTTAAGAAGATATCCTACTAAGCTTG GTTTCAAGGTCTTCAAATCTAGCTGCTGTCAAGTTAACAATGCTGGTCTCTGTAATCCAAGCTCAACAGCATGTCCTAATAGAAACGAGTTCATATTCTGGGATGGTTTCCATCCTACAGAGGCTATGAATAAACTTACAGCAGCAAGGGCGTTCCATGCTGCTGACCCTTCTGATGCTTATCCGTTTGGTATCAGCCAGCTAATTCTTTAG